A genomic segment from Sander vitreus isolate 19-12246 chromosome 3, sanVit1, whole genome shotgun sequence encodes:
- the rnf7 gene encoding RING-box protein 2: MDDGDEPGIVLSHNTSSGSKSGGDKMFSLKKWNAVAMWSWDVECDTCAICRVQVMDACLRCQAENKQEDCVVVWGECNHSFHNCCMSLWVKQNNRCPLCQQDWVVQRIGK; the protein is encoded by the exons ATGGATGACGGTGACGAGCCGGGGATAGTCCTCTCTCACAACACTTCTTCAGGCTCTAAGTCGGGCGGGGACAAGATGTTTTCCCTAAAGAAGTGGAACGCTGTAGCGATGTGGAGCTGGGACGTTGAGTGTGATACTTGTGCCATTTGTCGGGTACAAGTGATGG ACGCGTGTCTCCGATGCCAGGCGGAAAACAAACAGGAGGACTGTGTTG TTGTATGGGGAGAGTGCAACCACTCCTTCCATAACTGCTGCATGTCCCTTTGGGTGAAGCAGAACAATCGCTGTCCCCTCTGCCAGCAGGACTGGGTGGTTCAAAGAATCGGCAAATAA